From one Bombus affinis isolate iyBomAffi1 chromosome 9, iyBomAffi1.2, whole genome shotgun sequence genomic stretch:
- the LOC126920116 gene encoding pupal cuticle protein 20-like, producing the protein MRSLAVALLAIVGTCHAARLDNTYLPPGNAGTAGGAGLIQAPNRGHGGPGGPGGPGGPGRPGGPGGPGGPGGPGGPGGPGAPGAYGGGGGGGGAFGGGGGSGAFGGGGGGAYGGPGGGGGGPRGGPGGGQEIPIVSFNNQNAGDGNYQFSYETGNGISAQETGHQQGNAEAVSGSYSYTGPDGVQYSISYTADEEGFHPQGAHLPTPPPIPPEIQRGVELALAAEARGENQDTSGGGGGGGNGGGGGYPSGGGYNGGGGGGGGGGGRGGGGGGGPYQGPNSYQTSSGGYHY; encoded by the exons ATGAGATCG CTCGCTGTCGCGTTGTTGGCCATCGTCGGTACGTGTCACGCGGCCCGACTAGACAATACTTACCTTCCTCCGGGCAATGCAGGCACCGCAGGAGGCGCAGGATTAATACAAGCTCCGAATCGTGGCCACGGTGGTCCAGGTGGTCCAGGTGGTCCTGGGGGACCTGGTAGACCAGGTGGACCAGGCGGACCAGGCGGACCAGGTGGACCGGGTGGACCGGGTggacctggtgcaccaggagcATATGGCGGTGGTGGCGGAGGAGGTGGCGCTTTTGGTGGCGGCGGAGGTAGTGGTGCGTTTGGTGGTGGAGGCGGAGGTGCCTACGGAGGAC CCGGTGGAGGCGGTGGTGGGCCAAGAGGAGGACCCGGAGGAGGCCAAGAGATACCTATCGTCTCGTTCAACAATCAGAATGCCGGTGATGGCAACTACCAATTCAGCTACGAAACAGGAAATGGTATCAGTGCGCAAGAAACGGGTCACCAGCAAG GTAACGCGGAAGCGGTGAGCGGATCATACTCGTACACCGGACCTGATGGTGTACAGTATAGCATCAGCTACACCGCGGATGAAGAAGGTTTCCATCCCCAAGGCGCACATTTGCCAACACCACCTCCAATTCCACCAGAAATTCAACGAGGCGTCGAGTTAGCACTCGCGGCTGAGGCCAGAGGCGAAAATCAAGATACTtccggtggtggtggtggtggcggtAATGGTGGCGGAGGCGGATATCCTTCAGGGGGTGGATACA ACGGAGGCGGtggaggtggtggtggtggcggcggcCGAGGAGGTGGCGGAGGTGGTGGACCTTATCAGGGTCCAAACTCGTACCAAACAAGCTCGGGCGGATACCATTATTAG